In Campylobacter suis, a genomic segment contains:
- a CDS encoding heavy metal translocating P-type ATPase, translated as MSEFKKEWLLIVISVILVVFGLMQEESAKVVLLASALLVAGYKAMIKAVKSLKNGLSLDENFLMSIASLAAFSIGEMVEAVAIMLFYRVAESFEDYSVARSRKSITELMDLTPNHANVLREGQILQVAPSEIKVGEIIVVRAGEKVAIDGVIVSGRTLFDTASINGEPLPLEAFVGDKIMSGYVNLSALVHIKTLKDYENSTAKLILEMVENAAFKKSKSEKFITKFARIYTPIVVGFAFILAFVAPFIFEGEFSEWIKRAVIFLVVSCPCALVASVPLSFFGGIGGASKNGILIKGSSFIETLSKLGAVAFDKTGTLSKGEFVISKIISSSKFSEDEILRFAALAERHSTHPIAISLSRAYNGSGEITDVIESAGLGVKALVDGVLIEVGSVKFLSHYKLEQTSQTAVHIAVGGAYAGYIELKDEIRKESAKSIQWLRQNGIKTALITGDKEAVAVEVGQSLGIDEIHFELLPNEKVAILEQIIAKNSGAIAYVGDGINDAPVIARADVGVAMLGSDAAVQTADVVLVNNNISKLVTAIKIAKKTIGIAKFNIVFSIGFKLGVLVLAAFGYANIPLAIFADVGVTILAILNALRAFKI; from the coding sequence GTGAGCGAGTTTAAAAAAGAGTGGCTACTCATCGTCATTAGCGTGATTTTGGTCGTTTTTGGCCTTATGCAAGAAGAAAGCGCCAAAGTCGTTTTACTAGCTAGTGCGCTTTTAGTGGCTGGATATAAAGCCATGATAAAGGCGGTAAAAAGCCTAAAAAATGGGCTTAGCCTTGATGAAAATTTTCTCATGAGTATCGCATCTTTGGCGGCATTTAGCATTGGTGAGATGGTTGAAGCGGTGGCTATTATGCTGTTTTACAGGGTGGCTGAAAGCTTTGAGGACTACTCTGTGGCGCGCTCTAGAAAGTCCATAACCGAGCTAATGGATCTCACGCCAAATCACGCAAATGTCTTACGCGAGGGGCAAATTTTACAAGTTGCTCCAAGCGAGATAAAGGTCGGCGAGATCATAGTCGTAAGAGCTGGCGAAAAGGTCGCCATAGATGGAGTTATCGTATCTGGTCGGACGCTTTTTGATACAGCAAGCATAAACGGCGAGCCACTGCCGCTTGAGGCTTTTGTGGGCGATAAGATAATGAGCGGATATGTGAATTTATCAGCTCTAGTGCATATCAAAACACTAAAAGACTACGAAAACTCAACGGCAAAGCTCATCTTGGAGATGGTCGAAAACGCGGCCTTTAAAAAGTCAAAAAGTGAGAAATTTATCACTAAATTTGCTAGGATTTATACGCCTATTGTGGTTGGATTTGCCTTTATTTTGGCGTTTGTTGCACCATTTATATTTGAGGGCGAGTTTAGTGAGTGGATAAAAAGGGCGGTGATCTTTTTGGTCGTTTCTTGCCCGTGCGCCTTGGTGGCTTCTGTGCCACTTAGCTTTTTTGGCGGTATCGGCGGAGCTAGTAAAAATGGCATTTTGATAAAGGGTAGTAGCTTTATAGAGACACTTTCAAAGCTTGGCGCTGTCGCATTTGATAAGACGGGCACGCTTAGTAAGGGCGAGTTTGTAATTAGCAAAATTATAAGCTCTAGCAAGTTTAGCGAGGATGAAATTTTACGCTTTGCGGCTCTAGCTGAGCGTCACAGCACGCATCCTATCGCGATTTCGCTCAGCAGAGCTTACAATGGATCGGGCGAGATAACAGATGTCATAGAAAGCGCAGGGCTTGGCGTAAAAGCACTTGTGGACGGGGTTTTGATAGAGGTGGGAAGCGTAAAATTTTTAAGCCATTATAAACTAGAGCAAACAAGCCAAACAGCGGTTCATATCGCAGTTGGTGGTGCTTATGCGGGATATATTGAGCTAAAAGATGAGATACGAAAAGAAAGTGCAAAAAGTATCCAATGGCTAAGACAAAATGGCATAAAAACAGCTCTTATTACGGGCGATAAAGAGGCGGTGGCAGTTGAGGTGGGGCAAAGTCTTGGGATAGATGAGATACATTTTGAGCTTTTACCAAATGAAAAGGTCGCTATTTTAGAGCAAATCATCGCTAAAAATAGTGGCGCGATCGCCTATGTAGGCGATGGGATAAATGACGCTCCAGTTATCGCTAGAGCCGATGTGGGCGTTGCTATGCTGGGCTCAGACGCTGCGGTGCAAACGGCCGATGTCGTGCTTGTAAATAACAATATCTCAAAGCTAGTAACCGCCATAAAAATCGCTAAAAAAACCATCGGTATAGCTAAATTTAACATAGTTTTTAGCATAGGATTTAAGCTTGGAGTGCTTGTTTTAGCGGCCTTTGGCTATGCAAATATACCACTTGCTATCTTTGCTGATGTTGGAGTGACTATCCTTGCGATATTAAATGCCTTAAGAGCCTTTAAAATTTAA
- a CDS encoding FeoA family protein, producing MNLDEVLSGQTCKILSVNADAKLLQKLLDMGFVPGAQIEVVREAPFKDPMELKIHNYLISLRKSEATLIKVEPCQNR from the coding sequence ATGAATTTGGATGAGGTTTTATCAGGTCAAACTTGTAAAATTTTATCGGTAAATGCCGATGCTAAACTACTTCAAAAGCTCCTAGATATGGGCTTTGTACCAGGTGCACAAATAGAGGTCGTAAGAGAAGCACCCTTTAAAGACCCGATGGAGTTAAAAATTCACAACTATCTAATCTCTCTGCGAAAAAGCGAAGCAACGCTGATAAAGGTCGAGCCATGCCAAAACAGATAA
- the feoB gene encoding ferrous iron transport protein B: MPKQIKVALAGQPNCGKSTIFNMISGIRQHIANYPGVTVDKKSGYFGIGDMDVEMVDLPGTYSFSSYSLEERVAKEFILNEKPDIILNVVDASNLKRNLYLTFQLLEIGVPVVVVLNMCDVAKGRGIIIDSAKMSEFLGCPVIEAVGAKGQGKEAIIEVLRNIKDIKQNYAEFRADYDALESFINELEPQINTDSFENLSKRWLCIKALEGDISVIESLKDKNENLAQLLESAKQRFKQEFNKDIGSFLAAFRYENANIIFHKCVSETKKGVPTTTDKVDALVLNKWLSFPVLLLIVFMIYELSIVFGYHLTNYTWPLLAMIKNFVIDISPAANIAQVPMITDMAIWITNSTIALLNYLPIFFILFALIAILEDVGYMPRMAFILDKLFRKFGLHGQSTLPLVLGGAFVGGCAVPGVMSTKGIADDRARMATILTVPLMNCLAKVPFYTLLLGAFFPTQMSIMLFYISTVTVLAALLIAKFLTATILKTRETAPFVMELSPYHMPTFKGVILRACERVWTYIKKVCTIVIAVAVILFVLLQFPGLSQEKIEHYAKQEQALLDKFNKATSKSAYFSVVDSREKVAELLNFYDGYRAKKMSGASGVDELYQAKNPEYFKFVMPKADKEAKIINSELRKLSTGRNRILREQKNDKIESSLLGMAGRALEPISQYAGFDWKINVAFLSSFAARESAVATLGSIYESNKDVSSIKAADDNATAQSDATTLADESSVRPEELMAKNSGYTPLHAASIIIFMLLTPPCIATMIVVKMQANSWAWMAFGIFFPFALALFVSTVFFTSSQILGIDGLTAMSVYYFMLLFAVLFLWFLPEKKRNWSGGIVNKS, encoded by the coding sequence ATGCCAAAACAGATAAAAGTCGCGCTCGCAGGTCAGCCAAACTGCGGTAAATCAACTATTTTTAATATGATAAGTGGTATTCGCCAGCATATCGCAAACTACCCAGGAGTAACGGTCGATAAAAAGTCAGGCTACTTTGGCATAGGTGATATGGATGTTGAGATGGTCGATCTGCCGGGGACTTACTCGTTTAGCTCTTATTCGCTTGAAGAGCGCGTGGCGAAGGAATTTATCCTTAATGAAAAACCAGATATTATCTTAAATGTAGTAGATGCGTCAAATTTAAAGCGAAATTTATACCTTACATTTCAGCTACTTGAGATAGGCGTGCCAGTCGTAGTCGTGCTAAACATGTGCGATGTTGCCAAGGGGCGCGGTATCATTATCGATAGTGCAAAGATGAGTGAGTTTTTGGGATGTCCTGTCATAGAGGCGGTTGGCGCAAAGGGGCAAGGCAAGGAAGCGATAATTGAAGTTTTAAGAAATATTAAAGATATAAAGCAAAACTATGCTGAATTTAGGGCTGATTATGATGCTTTAGAAAGTTTTATAAATGAGCTAGAACCACAGATAAACACGGATAGTTTTGAAAATTTAAGCAAACGCTGGCTTTGTATAAAGGCGCTTGAGGGCGATATCAGCGTGATAGAGAGCTTAAAGGATAAAAATGAAAATTTGGCCCAGCTACTAGAGAGCGCAAAACAGAGGTTTAAACAAGAATTTAACAAAGATATCGGCTCTTTTTTGGCTGCATTTCGTTACGAAAATGCCAACATTATCTTTCATAAATGTGTTAGCGAAACCAAAAAAGGTGTGCCAACTACGACAGATAAGGTAGATGCTCTTGTGCTAAATAAATGGCTGAGCTTTCCCGTCTTGCTACTTATCGTATTTATGATATATGAGCTTAGTATCGTTTTTGGCTATCATCTTACAAACTATACTTGGCCGCTTCTTGCGATGATTAAAAATTTTGTCATTGATATAAGTCCAGCTGCCAACATAGCCCAAGTACCGATGATAACTGATATGGCGATATGGATAACAAACTCAACCATCGCTTTACTAAACTACCTGCCGATATTTTTCATACTTTTTGCTTTGATAGCCATACTTGAAGATGTTGGATACATGCCTAGAATGGCGTTTATCTTAGATAAGCTATTTCGTAAATTTGGACTTCACGGACAAAGCACCCTGCCGCTTGTCTTAGGCGGAGCGTTTGTCGGAGGGTGTGCGGTGCCTGGGGTTATGAGCACAAAAGGCATAGCCGATGATAGAGCTAGGATGGCTACTATCCTTACGGTGCCTCTTATGAACTGCCTTGCTAAGGTGCCATTTTATACGCTTTTGCTTGGTGCATTTTTCCCAACGCAAATGAGCATAATGCTCTTTTACATCTCGACCGTTACAGTGCTAGCGGCACTTTTGATAGCTAAATTTCTAACCGCAACTATCTTAAAAACACGCGAAACTGCTCCCTTTGTGATGGAGCTGTCACCTTATCACATGCCTACATTTAAAGGCGTTATCTTAAGAGCTTGTGAGCGCGTTTGGACATATATCAAAAAGGTTTGCACTATCGTTATAGCCGTGGCTGTAATACTTTTTGTCTTGCTTCAGTTTCCTGGTCTTTCACAAGAAAAGATAGAGCATTATGCTAAACAAGAGCAAGCTTTACTTGATAAATTTAATAAAGCTACTTCAAAATCAGCTTATTTTTCAGTCGTAGATAGCCGTGAAAAAGTAGCTGAGCTGTTAAATTTTTATGATGGATATAGAGCCAAGAAAATGAGTGGTGCGAGCGGGGTTGATGAGTTATATCAGGCAAAAAATCCTGAATATTTTAAATTTGTAATGCCAAAAGCAGACAAAGAAGCAAAGATAATAAATAGCGAACTTCGCAAGCTCTCAACTGGACGAAATAGAATTTTACGCGAGCAAAAAAATGACAAGATAGAAAGCTCACTACTTGGCATGGCAGGACGGGCGCTAGAGCCTATCTCGCAATATGCTGGCTTTGACTGGAAGATAAATGTCGCGTTTTTAAGCTCATTTGCGGCTCGTGAGAGCGCCGTGGCAACGCTTGGAAGTATCTATGAGTCAAACAAAGATGTAAGCTCTATAAAGGCTGCTGATGATAACGCAACTGCTCAAAGCGATGCTACGACTTTAGCTGATGAAAGTAGTGTGCGCCCTGAAGAGCTAATGGCTAAAAACAGCGGATATACGCCACTACATGCTGCTTCTATCATCATCTTTATGTTGCTTACCCCACCTTGTATAGCCACGATGATAGTTGTAAAAATGCAGGCAAATAGCTGGGCGTGGATGGCATTTGGGATATTTTTCCCGTTTGCTTTGGCACTCTTTGTTTCAACGGTATTTTTTACAAGCTCACAAATTTTAGGGATCGATGGGCTTACGGCGATGAGTGTGTATTATTTTATGCTTCTTTTTGCTGTTTTATTCTTATGGTTTTTGCCTGAGAAAAAACGCAACTGGAGCGGTGGAATCGTAAATAAATCTTAA
- a CDS encoding DUF4198 domain-containing protein, giving the protein MKKILISSMVAAAFASSAMAHFQMLYTPESALEKGGEIPLKLVFTHPFADEHTMDMGLQEDKSRAGVVDFYAIHKEKKTDLKATLKDAKFTGSHNAGMGYETAYKARSMGDHVFVLTPAPYYEANEEAYIQQITKTIVNVAGAPTDWDAELGLKAEIVPLAKPYSIWAGSTFTGIVKSAGKPVPFAEIEVEYLNHDLNVKTNTTNKKGKVEAPQDSFVTLTIKANEHGEFTFGIPKAGWWGFAALGVGPDTEYKGKELSQDAVIWVQAKEMK; this is encoded by the coding sequence ATGAAAAAAATTCTAATCTCATCAATGGTTGCAGCAGCTTTTGCAAGCTCTGCTATGGCGCACTTTCAAATGCTTTATACACCAGAATCAGCTTTAGAAAAAGGTGGCGAAATCCCACTTAAGTTAGTTTTTACTCATCCATTTGCTGATGAACATACGATGGATATGGGCTTACAAGAGGATAAGAGCAGAGCTGGTGTGGTTGATTTTTACGCTATTCACAAAGAGAAAAAAACTGATCTAAAAGCAACATTAAAAGATGCAAAATTTACAGGTAGCCACAATGCAGGTATGGGATATGAAACTGCTTACAAGGCTCGCAGTATGGGCGATCATGTCTTTGTTTTGACACCTGCACCTTACTATGAAGCAAATGAAGAGGCTTACATTCAGCAGATCACAAAAACTATCGTAAATGTCGCTGGAGCACCTACGGATTGGGATGCTGAACTAGGTCTAAAGGCTGAGATCGTGCCACTAGCTAAGCCCTACTCTATCTGGGCTGGAAGCACATTTACAGGTATCGTAAAATCAGCTGGCAAGCCAGTACCGTTTGCTGAGATCGAGGTTGAATACCTAAACCATGACCTAAATGTTAAAACAAATACGACTAACAAAAAAGGCAAGGTCGAGGCTCCGCAAGATAGCTTTGTAACGCTAACTATTAAGGCAAATGAGCATGGCGAATTTACATTTGGCATACCAAAAGCTGGTTGGTGGGGATTTGCTGCGCTTGGCGTAGGCCCTGACACTGAGTATAAAGGCAAAGAACTAAGCCAAGATGCTGTTATCTGGGTTCAAGCAAAAGAGATGAAATAA
- a CDS encoding phosphonate ABC transporter ATP-binding protein → MSLVGNIKVFDGDFKVLKYDMDKIKKSELISLRKKIGIIFQGYYLVERLSVLDNVISGMLKDMPIIRAVIKYYSRKELQKAKELMEFVDIQKLSLKRCDELSGGQRQRVAIARALAAEPKIILADEPVSALDPKSAVKVMKILKKANQKKDVTIIANLHHLEYAKEYCDRIIALNDGKIVYDGSVKGLSDEIIEKVYANAKDELVTNQSLEEEIKIQI, encoded by the coding sequence ATGTCGCTTGTTGGCAATATCAAGGTTTTTGATGGAGATTTTAAGGTTTTAAAGTATGATATGGATAAGATCAAAAAATCAGAACTCATATCGCTTCGTAAAAAAATAGGCATTATATTTCAAGGATATTATCTGGTTGAACGCTTAAGTGTGCTTGATAATGTCATAAGCGGCATGCTTAAAGATATGCCTATTATTCGTGCTGTCATAAAATATTACAGCCGCAAAGAGCTACAAAAAGCAAAAGAACTTATGGAATTTGTTGATATACAAAAACTTTCTTTGAAACGCTGTGATGAACTTAGTGGTGGGCAGCGCCAAAGAGTGGCTATCGCTCGTGCTTTAGCAGCAGAACCAAAGATTATTTTAGCAGATGAGCCAGTATCTGCGCTTGATCCAAAAAGTGCAGTTAAGGTTATGAAAATTTTAAAAAAAGCAAATCAGAAAAAAGATGTAACGATTATCGCAAATTTGCACCACTTAGAGTATGCCAAAGAGTATTGTGACCGCATAATAGCCCTAAATGACGGCAAGATAGTTTATGACGGAAGCGTTAAAGGATTAAGCGATGAGATAATAGAAAAAGTTTATGCAAATGCAAAAGATGAGCTTGTGACAAATCAAAGTTTAGAAGAAGAGATAAAAATCCAAATTTAA
- the phnD gene encoding phosphonate ABC transporter substrate-binding protein, whose product MKFSKFLSMSALVVGMISTLNAAQADWPKELKFSVIPTAGTSSLETRWSGVIKYLENALGLKITMQSSNDYTGIITSMAHKHTDIAYFGPESYVEAAKRANAQALVAELQKGADKPGYTGIIISKKDSGLKTIESLKGKTWAFTDPKSTSGTLVPSVMFARAGIDPDEYFSKVIYSGSHEASILSVKAGRVDAASTNDLDFEKGEGKAWSKDDFNFIWKSDLIVGAPIAARADLPEDLKAKIKQLLLDFKDTNELDKLNYSGFVDIKDSDYDSIRELIELRKKLQK is encoded by the coding sequence ATGAAGTTTTCAAAATTTTTAAGTATGTCAGCGCTTGTTGTTGGTATGATAAGCACGCTAAATGCAGCACAAGCAGACTGGCCTAAAGAGCTAAAATTTAGCGTTATTCCAACGGCTGGTACCTCATCACTTGAGACTAGATGGAGTGGAGTGATAAAGTATTTAGAAAATGCTCTTGGCTTAAAAATAACAATGCAATCATCAAATGATTATACAGGCATCATAACAAGCATGGCGCATAAACACACTGATATTGCCTATTTTGGACCAGAGTCTTATGTGGAGGCTGCAAAACGAGCAAATGCCCAAGCTCTTGTGGCTGAACTTCAAAAAGGAGCTGACAAGCCAGGATATACAGGTATCATCATCTCTAAAAAAGATAGCGGTCTTAAAACTATCGAAAGCTTAAAAGGTAAAACATGGGCATTTACCGATCCAAAATCAACTTCAGGCACTCTTGTTCCTTCTGTGATGTTTGCAAGAGCAGGGATAGATCCAGATGAGTATTTTTCAAAAGTCATATACTCTGGAAGCCATGAGGCTTCGATACTTTCAGTAAAAGCTGGCAGGGTAGATGCAGCTTCTACAAATGATCTTGATTTTGAAAAAGGCGAAGGAAAGGCTTGGAGTAAAGATGATTTTAACTTTATATGGAAATCAGACCTGATAGTAGGCGCTCCGATAGCTGCAAGGGCTGACTTGCCAGAGGATTTAAAGGCAAAGATAAAACAACTTCTTCTTGATTTTAAAGATACAAATGAGCTTGATAAGCTAAATTATTCTGGATTTGTTGATATTAAAGATAGCGATTATGACAGCATTAGAGAGCTTATAGAGCTTAGAAAAAAGCTACAAAAGTAG
- a CDS encoding PhnE/PtxC family ABC transporter permease, with amino-acid sequence MSFQNSSNLSVENLKQGSTPFKPFTLFVIAVVAIVIIQSWKDTQMSFSALFNGWDYMLSYISGNPQIQGSSYFPPNTESKDIIKYIKSIIETVQMAIIAIVISIVLAVPLSYMSSRNILEILIPGQGIIHKGVKKFIYFIATLIANICRSINEVVWALIFVSAVGLGPMAGILALGIHTSGVLSKLLSEG; translated from the coding sequence ATGAGCTTTCAAAATAGTTCAAACTTAAGCGTAGAAAATTTAAAACAAGGCTCAACGCCATTTAAACCATTTACGCTTTTTGTGATAGCTGTCGTTGCTATCGTGATTATACAAAGCTGGAAAGATACGCAGATGAGTTTTTCTGCGCTTTTTAACGGCTGGGATTATATGCTTTCATACATTAGTGGAAATCCGCAAATACAAGGAAGTTCATACTTCCCGCCAAATACCGAGTCAAAAGACATAATAAAATATATAAAATCCATAATAGAAACTGTGCAAATGGCGATCATTGCGATAGTCATATCCATAGTCCTTGCTGTTCCGCTTTCATATATGAGCTCAAGAAATATACTTGAAATTTTAATACCTGGTCAAGGTATTATTCACAAAGGTGTTAAAAAATTCATCTACTTTATAGCTACGCTCATAGCAAATATTTGTCGTTCTATAAACGAAGTGGTTTGGGCTCTTATCTTTGTAAGCGCAGTAGGACTTGGTCCGATGGCTGGAATTTTAGCTCTTGGTATCCACACTTCTGGTGTTTTAAGTAAGCTTCTTAGTGAAGGCTGA
- a CDS encoding PhnE/PtxC family ABC transporter permease, with protein MKADMGPVKALESSGAGFIKILVYAVVPQTMPHFVSMVLYRFESDVRSASILGFVGAGGIGFYLFDKLRSFENGHVCTILILIVITVFIIDKFSALVRKRYI; from the coding sequence GTGAAGGCTGATATGGGTCCTGTTAAGGCGCTTGAATCAAGCGGTGCAGGCTTTATTAAAATTTTAGTCTATGCAGTTGTCCCTCAAACTATGCCACATTTTGTTTCTATGGTTCTTTATCGCTTTGAAAGCGATGTTAGAAGCGCTTCGATACTTGGTTTTGTGGGTGCTGGAGGCATAGGATTTTATCTGTTTGACAAGCTTAGAAGCTTTGAAAATGGTCATGTTTGCACTATCTTAATCCTAATCGTAATTACCGTTTTTATCATAGATAAATTTAGTGCACTTGTGCGAAAAAGATATATCTAA
- a CDS encoding phosphonate C-P lyase system protein PhnG, with amino-acid sequence MKREDINFILQMADKEKLKSLYKKIKDKVGVKILTKPTAQTLLLPVHDPINGGEFYAGEVLTTSAIVKCGSDKGWAMVMDDESKICIYIAAIDAVFESKMFEKEIQNLCDQTLLKQQHIQNEINRKVNSTNVKFDLMVQK; translated from the coding sequence ATGAAAAGAGAAGATATAAATTTTATCTTGCAAATGGCAGATAAAGAAAAGTTAAAAAGTCTTTATAAAAAGATAAAAGATAAGGTTGGAGTTAAAATTCTAACCAAGCCAACAGCTCAAACTTTGCTTTTGCCAGTGCATGATCCGATAAATGGCGGCGAATTTTATGCTGGAGAGGTTTTAACAACAAGTGCTATTGTAAAGTGCGGTAGTGATAAGGGCTGGGCTATGGTGATGGATGATGAGAGTAAAATTTGCATTTATATAGCCGCGATTGATGCAGTTTTTGAAAGTAAAATGTTTGAAAAAGAGATACAAAATTTATGTGATCAAACACTTTTAAAACAGCAACACATACAAAATGAGATAAATCGTAAAGTAAATTCTACAAATGTCAAATTTGATTTGATGGTGCAAAAATGA
- a CDS encoding phosphonate C-P lyase system protein PhnH, with the protein MKNIDKINRENFRAILDALSRPGDKTKVKKIFNSYMCGVASVLLFCEVSFANQTDESLDDIKIITNANSASLQECDYLFCSSLNDVLQKVKKREFFFS; encoded by the coding sequence ATGAAAAATATTGACAAGATAAATAGAGAAAATTTTCGTGCGATACTTGATGCACTGAGCCGTCCTGGCGATAAGACAAAGGTGAAAAAAATTTTTAACTCATATATGTGTGGTGTAGCTAGTGTGCTGCTTTTTTGTGAAGTAAGTTTTGCTAATCAAACGGATGAAAGTTTAGATGATATTAAAATCATAACAAATGCAAATAGTGCAAGCTTGCAAGAGTGTGATTATCTTTTTTGCAGTAGTCTAAATGATGTTTTGCAAAAGGTAAAAAAAAGGGAGTTTTTCTTCTCCTGA
- a CDS encoding phosphonate C-P lyase system protein PhnH, protein MIIYTCDFKASHEYTLSGPGIDGFKKARLPIEQNLIKQIMQNNATFALGNEILFLDTTSGEMMALSRTTKVE, encoded by the coding sequence ATGATAATTTATACTTGTGATTTTAAAGCAAGTCATGAATACACTCTAAGCGGACCAGGCATTGATGGCTTTAAAAAAGCAAGGCTTCCTATTGAACAAAATTTGATAAAACAAATAATGCAAAATAATGCCACATTTGCACTAGGCAATGAAATTTTATTTTTAGATACAACAAGTGGTGAAATGATGGCGCTTTCAAGAACAACAAAGGTTGAATAG
- a CDS encoding alpha-D-ribose 1-methylphosphonate 5-phosphate C-P-lyase PhnJ, protein MNYAFLDEDAKKEIRRAILKAVAIPGYLVSFASREMPVAKGWGTGGMQVTLCVIKEDDVLKVIDQGCDGSVNAVNLRNFIASVTKNETTIDTKKASIIQTRHRIPQEELKDGQILVFQVPMPDALEIVEPNMAKAKQMHANADYSKIWVLLYEDTSMFGDSRISRRYPVFVNDRYIMDPSPIPKYDLEKLNNSKALQIFGAGREKKIYAIPPYTKVCPLKFDDMEFKIEKFENKICERCGASGSYMDLVYDDMQNAHYYCNDTAFCDKNLKRGQNGSKNK, encoded by the coding sequence ATGAATTATGCTTTTTTAGACGAAGATGCCAAAAAAGAGATAAGAAGAGCGATACTAAAAGCTGTTGCCATACCTGGGTATTTAGTCAGCTTTGCATCACGAGAGATGCCTGTTGCAAAGGGTTGGGGGACTGGCGGTATGCAAGTTACACTTTGTGTGATAAAAGAAGATGATGTTTTAAAAGTCATAGATCAAGGCTGTGATGGTAGCGTAAATGCTGTAAATTTAAGAAATTTTATCGCTTCAGTAACTAAAAATGAAACAACAATTGACACTAAAAAAGCAAGTATTATTCAAACTAGACATAGGATCCCGCAAGAAGAGCTAAAAGATGGGCAAATTTTGGTGTTTCAAGTACCGATGCCAGATGCACTTGAGATAGTTGAACCAAATATGGCAAAGGCAAAACAGATGCACGCAAATGCCGATTATTCTAAAATTTGGGTGCTTTTATATGAGGATACTTCAATGTTTGGCGATAGTAGAATTTCAAGACGCTATCCAGTTTTTGTAAATGATCGTTATATCATGGATCCAAGTCCTATACCAAAGTATGACCTTGAAAAGCTGAACAACTCAAAAGCACTTCAGATCTTTGGTGCGGGGCGCGAGAAGAAAATTTATGCTATCCCGCCATATACAAAAGTTTGTCCATTAAAATTTGATGATATGGAATTTAAAATAGAAAAATTTGAAAATAAAATTTGTGAGCGATGTGGTGCGAGTGGTTCATATATGGATTTGGTTTATGATGATATGCAAAATGCACATTATTACTGCAACGATACAGCTTTTTGTGATAAAAATTTAAAAAGAGGCCAAAATGGTTCTAAAAATAAATAA
- a CDS encoding ATP-binding cassette domain-containing protein, translating to MVLKINNLSKIFGSGCPKCLSKTGASKNSSICPECGSVVGVNSVSLQLKKGEVLGIVGESGSGKSTLLQLIYQDLKTTFGEIFVENFSDKNGRLKNIFEANLNELNLLKNKTMSMIYQNPRLGLNYNFSAGGNIAEKIIASGEKRYHSIRQGALMFLEKTEIPTQRIDDYPDAFSGGQQQRIQISKALSANPKILLLDEPTTGLDLSVQAKILDLIKALQKQIGFAMIIVSHDLGVIKHLTDLTVVMKNGEVVEMGLTDQILQDPQHPYTQLLVSSVL from the coding sequence ATGGTTCTAAAAATAAATAATCTATCAAAAATTTTTGGCTCAGGTTGTCCAAAATGTCTAAGCAAAACAGGCGCATCTAAAAACTCATCGATATGCCCAGAGTGCGGAAGTGTAGTAGGGGTAAATAGTGTAAGCTTGCAGCTTAAAAAGGGCGAGGTTTTAGGGATAGTTGGCGAGAGTGGAAGCGGCAAATCAACCTTGTTGCAACTTATATACCAAGACCTAAAAACAACTTTTGGAGAAATTTTTGTAGAAAATTTTAGCGATAAAAATGGTAGGTTGAAAAATATATTTGAAGCAAATTTAAATGAGCTAAATTTACTAAAAAACAAAACTATGTCAATGATATATCAAAACCCACGCTTGGGTCTAAATTATAACTTTAGTGCTGGCGGAAATATCGCGGAAAAAATCATCGCAAGTGGAGAAAAAAGATACCACAGTATAAGACAGGGCGCGCTTATGTTTTTAGAAAAAACTGAAATTCCAACACAACGCATTGATGATTATCCAGATGCTTTTAGTGGCGGGCAGCAGCAACGCATACAGATATCAAAAGCGCTTTCTGCAAACCCTAAAATTTTGCTTCTTGATGAGCCTACTACTGGGCTTGATCTATCTGTGCAGGCAAAAATTTTAGATCTTATAAAAGCACTTCAAAAACAAATAGGCTTTGCGATGATTATCGTTTCGCATGATCTTGGAGTGATAAAGCATTTAACGGATTTAACGGTTGTGATGAAAAATGGAGAGGTGGTTGAGATGGGATTAACCGATCAAATTTTACAAGATCCGCAACACCCATATACCCAACTTCTTGTTTCAAGCGTTTTGTAG